In Vicia villosa cultivar HV-30 ecotype Madison, WI linkage group LG7, Vvil1.0, whole genome shotgun sequence, the DNA window ATTGCCAAAACGTCTTACAAGTGGGTCAAGCTCATTGCTTTGATATTTTTTCCTCACGAcagttaaataattttatatatttcatattataacaattatattttaaacatttcaattacactaataaaataattgaaatgtCTGAGGTAATTAAAATTGTTCGAGAGAAAGAAATTGTTCCAAACTACCACCCTCATATTTtcagaaaatttctttgccaaccttcctaccttctagtccacctctggtgaaaactccatactacccctgacttcggagttgaacttccgaaatgcaaggaaaaatgtggtttcggagatgcatctccgaaaacgcatttttttttgaaaaaattgtcttatttcggaagttcatttccgaaaacagcatttcggaaatgaacttccgaaatactgcgcgttttgcagattaatcaaaacactccccctccccaaacattttaccctaattcaaatcaaaacacaacccctcttcaaattttctgcaaaaagcaagtgtaagatcaaagagattgcccaagtcttcttccaatctcaaccaaactcatcatcaaacactaattggtaagtttatcattgttttttcaagttttagatctatttgaataaactctattaaggtgtttagaaactgaaaaaatcacattaagataggttaatACTGATATTAGGATatttagtaggcataaaaatagttttggtgtaggttttttgggtctgccattggaggttgcagagaagctctgcgcaggggtgtttcggaagttcatttccgaaaacacctccatcccagttttcggaaatgaacttccgaactgtatcagaagtgcatttttttgttttttattttgtctcgcatattagtcgatttcgattgtttacaggaacatgtcaggcaaccaaccagcacgcatcagacagggtagggagacccagactgcgtcggctagacgcgagcgggcagcggcgcagctggcgtcgacacagggacgggggcgtggccggggacgccgtgtgcgagtacccgaggacgtgggagagggtacctcttcatctggatctaggagtcggttggctcgggtatcttcttcccgccagcgagaggaggaggagcagcAGCAGCAGGAGGAGTtgccagtgccataccacgagccggagggtgtaccggatgttgaccctccagccggggaggaggatgagcaggaggacggctatccgggagggccctttgacacttccgtgctgattcactaccacgatcacgtcgctcggcggatctgggagggagaggtatttttttttaatttaaccgtttatttgtcaccattttttataatttaaccgtttatttgtcgcttatttaatatatgtcgcttatttaatatatgtcgcttatttgtttttctttgtaacaggagagagagccgctgaaaatggtcaaccacgcccgcaagattttcagtctgtttaaaccatcgggtgagtggtttaacgaccatgtgcgaggttcagggctcagcgggctctgcatgacggggtacaccaccatcagcaccggcatgcagggggcatttgtggagcgctggcacaaggagacgtcctctttccacttgccggttggggagatgacgatcaccttgcatgacgtgcagtgtcttctccacctgccgattagggggccgctgttgcaccactccaagatccagagggtcgaggccattgagtggatgacgctctatttgggcatggagcacgaggttgctcactttgagtgtgccacgacttctgggcctcatatccggttcaccacactgagcgcctatttcgagcaccacttggtgtcggcggccgaatccgaggatgcgggtgacgagctgttcacacactatcaccgcggctgcgctctctggtgctggtacatgcatgtggtaggcgctgcaagctttgtggacaagagtgccaggtacgtcgacgtgacctacctccgctacttcatggacctggataccgttcaccagtggaactgggggcagctactctgacatacctctaccagaagctgaatgaggcctccaactggaggacgaggcagttggtccgatcctgcacactacttacggtacgttttattttaattgtttcgtatttatttttaatacattatcatgtttgtgtttcagagctggatcatctcttacttctcccgcatccacgacttccACATTGATCCTGATTACGATgatgccatgcccagggccgccagatacgttctccagagggggaacaatgcagtgggaccatactgtgggtacctggaccgcacgatgcatgatgacgtcacttggaggctgtaatagtatgggcaaatttcggggtatgacagagGCCATTCAGCAACTACACTcatattgtcccctttgacggcatatctttatattctggctggttggcatgcgggaccagtaccatggttcggtatctccctgagcggtgcatgcgtcagttcggatttgtgcagatgatacccaggtcaccttttgaggctgctcctgacacagtgacccgagtgcagctcactgccatatttgaggattgggagcatcatgtggtaccggaggagtatcgtcgcattcgggtcacccaggactggcacagtgtggagggatacgtcacatagttctatcgggtgtcacatcctctgctgacacccgacgcttccggcgctcctaggctagcacacgaggagatcttggagaaccagcagaccgaggatgaccacgccaatgatctcctgccgatctgccagcggatagagatgcttgggcgggacgcgttggatcgaggtgtcgttcaacAGGGCGGTCCAGCGGCAGTCGTCGTGATGGaaatgatcgtcactgatgcgggccttgcggcggcatacaggcggcagaggaggtcccagggagagagggttagacatacccagtagtggtcgggtttatttttctttgttttcggattgtatctttcgcacactattattatttggatcgacttgtatatattactatttttatcatattagtattttctgtttatatgtcgcttattttatttgccgtcttcctttaattaaaaatacgagactgtttccaaaaacataaaaaaaacacagtttctgcataattcggaagttcatttccgaaatcccccaaaatctgaaaaaaggtgttttcggaaatgcatctccgaaaacaccccccatttggtgttttcggagatgcacttccgaagtctgaaaaaaaaaattttaaaaaaatacttcggaaatgcatttccgaagcaggggtaaagtggagttttcgctgggggtgacccccatagggaggtgggtaaagaaattttcttaaacaaATAGAATCGCAACACTTATGCTACTAGGTAAACTAGAATAATCCAatgcaaacaaatatttaatctcattaatttttaaatttgtcaATCTATCTAAAAGTTAATTGAAttgcttatttacaaatgttcaaatgaaataaatttttaaGTAGGTTAATAAATTAATCGAACTTTCGAAAATGTCAGACCCAGACTTAAAAATGAACCTATGATaaattatgaaaatttctttacccacctccctatggggggtcacctccagcgaaattcccaaactacccctgcttcggaaatgaacttccgaagcgcttttttttaaaaaaatttccttgattcggaagttcatctccgaaaacacctcatggggggtgcgttcggagatgaacatccgaaaacacctcatggggggtgaattcggaagttcatttccgaattatgcagaaactgtgttttttttttaatgttttttcttaaacgcaaccgcattttaattaaacgttaccggcaaataaaataaacaatagatagactgaaaacactaatatgataaataaacaaaaaaaaatactaatccgatgaaaataatatatacaaaccgaaacaaataaaaatagtgtgctaaagatacaatccgaaaacaaaaaataaataaacctgaccactactgggtgtgcctaaccctctcaccctgggccctcctctgccgcctgtatgtcgccgcacggtccgcatcaaggacgatcatctccatcaccgcgactgcctctggaccgccccgctccacgatacctcgatccaacgcgtcccgcccaatcatcgatatccgctgacagatcggcatgagatcaatggcgtgatcatcctcggcctgctggttctccaggatctcctcgtgtgctggcctaggagcgccgggaacgtcgggtctcaagagaggatgggacacccggtagaaccatgtgacgtatccctccacactgtgccagtcctgggtgacccgcatgcgacggtactccagcggtaccacatgatcctcccaatgctcccatatggcagtgagctgcactctggtcactgtgtcaggagcagcctcgaagggtgacctgggtatgatctgcacgaatccgaactgacgcatgcaccgctccgggagataccgaaccatgatgccggtcccgcatgccaaccagcctgaatatagagcaaccccgtcgaaggggacaatctgagcgtagtcggcgaacggcctccaggtgacgtcgtcgtgcatcgtgcggtccaggtacaggcggtatggtcccaccgcatcgtt includes these proteins:
- the LOC131617612 gene encoding uncharacterized protein LOC131617612; this translates as MHDDVTWRPFADYAQIVPFDGVALYSGWLACGTGIMVRYLPERCMRQFGFVQIIPRSPFEAAPDTVTRVQLTAIWEHWEDHVVPLEYRRMRVTQDWHSVEGYVTWFYRVSHPLLRPDVPGAPRPAHEEILENQQAEDDHAIDLMPICQRISMIGRDALDRGIVERGGPEAVAVMEMIVLDADRAATYRRQRRAQGERVRHTQ